A genomic window from Diospyros lotus cultivar Yz01 chromosome 2, ASM1463336v1, whole genome shotgun sequence includes:
- the LOC127793747 gene encoding helicase-like transcription factor CHR28 isoform X3, with protein MVQKETASPHCSGGILADDQGLGKTISTIALILKERAPPSRVCLENLKQCKMETLNLDDDDDDCVSDPDGSKEEAKSCQVLPIGFPMTSKNTSVQGKGRPAAGTLVVCPTSVLRQWDEELHNKVNSIANLSVLVYHGSNRTKDPWELAKYDVVLTTYSIVSMEVPKQPLVDKDDDETRRLEADGVPSVELSSSKKRKYPDKRSAKDKKGIDNISLESTARPLARVGWFRVVLDEAQSIKNHRTQVARACWGLRAKRRWCLSGTPIQNAVDDLYSYFRFLRYDPYAVYKSFCSTIKVPINRNPTNGYKKLQAVLKTIMLRRTKGTLLDGEPIINLPPKSVELKKVDFTKEEREFYCRLEADSRAQFAEYAAAGTVKQNYVNILLMLLRLRQACDHPLLVRGYGSRSASSVEMAKKLPREMQVRLLNCLEASLAICGICNDPPEDAVVTSCGHVFCHQCICEHLTGDDNQCPITNCKARLCVSSVFSRATLKCSLSEQYSQNDTLDCTGSEVSEELVPGCWSHSFDSSKIKAALQVLQSLSKPNNCTLQTGSSKANDAGITDLRNSSDTLSRGVEPDMLDKRDSDLVKSANEFTKVEGEKAIVFSQWTGMLDLLETCLKNSSIQYRRLDGTMSVAARDKAVKDFKTLPEVSVMIMSLKAASLGLNMVAACHVLLLDLWWNPTTEDQAVDRAHRIGQTRPVTVLRLTVKDTVEDRILALQQKKREMVASAFGEDETGSRQTRLTVEDLKYLFMAD; from the exons ATGGTCCAGAAGGAGACAGCCAGCCCACACTGCTCTGGAGGAATACTTGCAGATGATCAG GGACTTGGGAAAACAATATCAACCATAGCACTTATACTCAAGGAAAGGGCTCCACCTTCCCGAGTTTGTCTGGAAAACTTGAAGCAATGTAAAATGGAAACATTAAATTTGGATGACGACGACGATGACTGTGTGTCTGATCCTGATGGATCAAAGGAGGAAGCCAAATCATGCCAAGTGTTGCCAATTGGCTTCCCAATGACGAGCAAGAACACTTCTGTGCAAGGAAAGGGTAGGCCAGCTGCTGGAACCCTTGTTGTATGTCCTACGAGTGTCCTGCGCCAATGGGACGAGGAATTGCATAATAAGGTGAATAGCATAGCTAATCTATCTGTTTTAGTATATCACGGAAGCAATAGAACAAAAGATCCTTGGGAGCTGGCCAAGTATGATGTTGTCCTGACAACATATTCAATTGTAAGCATGGAGGTCCCTAAACAGCCTCTTGTtgataaagatgatgatgagACTAGAAGGCTAGAAGCTGATGGCGTTCCATCTGTTGAACTTTCATCCAGTAAGAAGAGGAAATATCCTGATAAAAGATCTGCAAAAGATAAGAAGGGAATTGATAACATTTCACTTGAATCCACTGCTCGACCTCTTGCTAGGGTTGGCTGGTTCAGAGTTGTACTAGATGAGGCACAGAGCATTAAGAATCACAGAACTCAAGTAGCTCGGGCTTGTTGGGGGCTCCGAGCTAAACGCAGATGGTGCTTATCAGGGACACCTATTCAGAATGCAGTTGATGATCTTTATAGCTACTTCAGATTTCTGAGATATGACCCATATGCTGTATATAAATCGTTTTGCTCCACAATAAAGGTCCCAATTAATAGGAATCCAACAAATGGGTACAAAAAGCTACAAGCAGTTTTGAAGACAATAATGCTGCGTCGCACAAAAG GAACACTTCTTGATGGGGAACCCATCATTAACTTGCCACCAAAATCAGTAGAATTAAAAAAAGTGGATTTCACAAAGGAAGAGCGGGAGTTCTACTGCAGACTCGAGGCTGATTCCCGAGCTCAATTTGCT GAATATGCAGCTGCTGGAACTGTCAAACAGAATTATGTCAACATTTTGTTGATGCTTCTCCGTCTGCGACAAGCTTGTGACCATCCTCTTCTTGTGAGGGGATATGGCTCTCGTTCTGCATCATCTGTTGAGATGGCAAAAAAACTTCCCAGGGAGATGCAAGTTCGTCTCTTGAATTGCTTGGAAGCTTCTTTGGCAATTTGTGGCATATGCAAT GATCCACCTGAGGATGCTGTAGTTACAAGCTGCGGACATGTTTTCTGCCATCAATGCATCTGCGAACATCTGACAGGTGATGACAATCAGTGCCCCATCACAAACTGCAAAGCTCGACTATGTGTCTCTTCAGTATTTTCTAGAGCCACGTTGAAGTGTTCTCTCTCTGAGCAGTACAGTCAGAATGATACCCTGGATTGTACTGGTTCTGAAGTATCTGAGGAGCTTGTGCCTGGCTGTTGGAGTCACTCATTTgattcctccaaaatcaaggctGCTCTTCAGGTCTTACAATCGCTTTCTAAACCGAACAATTGTACACTGCAAACTGGCTCTTCAAAGGCCAATGATGCTGGTATCACTGATCTCCGAAACTCATCTGATACTCTTTCAAGAGGGGTGGAGCCGGATATGCTTGACAAAAGAGACTCTGATTTGGTTAAAAGTGCAAATGAATTTACCAAAGTAGAGGGAGAGAAAGCAATAGTCTTCTCCCAGTGGACAGGGATGCTGGATTTGCTTGAAACTTGTCTAAAAAATTCTTCTATTCAGTACCGGAGGCTTGATGGGACCATGTCTGTCGCTGCCAGGGATAAAGCTGTGAAGGATTTCAAAACTCTTCCTGAG GTGTCTGTTATGATTATGTCTTTGAAAGCTGCTAGTCTTGGGCTCAACATGGTGGCAGCTTGTCATGTCCTGCTTCTGGACCTTTGGTGGAACCCTACAACTGAAGATCAAGCAGTAGATAGAGCCCACAGGATTGGACAGACTCGTCCTGTTACAGTTTTGCGTTTGACTGTAAAGGATACAGTTGAAGATCGCATTTTAGCACTTCAG